A window from Sus scrofa isolate TJ Tabasco breed Duroc chromosome 2, Sscrofa11.1, whole genome shotgun sequence encodes these proteins:
- the LOC100520547 gene encoding olfactory receptor 2AJ1-like — MMGHVNHTFSNDFILLGLFSSSQTCLIFFSFIVIIFSTAVTENAIMILLIHRESRLHTPMYFLLSHLSFMDILHISNIVPKMITDFLSGNRAISFAGCGFQIFLSLTLSGGECLLLAAMSYDRYVAICHPLRYPILMDDYVSILMAGGSWLIATVNSIVHTVYTLHLPFCGSRAIDHFFCDVSAMLVLSCVDTTHYERGVYVSSIIFLLVPFSLIFASYVQILLTVLQMKSSEAWKKSFSTCFFHMIVVIMYYGPFIFTYMRPKMYHTPGQDKFLAIFYTILTPSFNPIIYSFRNKDVLEALKNMIKSNFLHKNNRKSA; from the coding sequence atgaTGGGACATGTGAATCACACTTTCAGCAATGACTTCATTCTTTTGGGACTCTTCTCTTCTTCCCAAACAtgtctgattttcttctcttttatagtCATAATTTTTAGTACAGCTGTAACAGAAAATGCCATCATGATTCTCCTTATCCACAGGGAATCACGACTCCATACTCCAATGTATTTTCTGCTCAGCCATCTCTCTTTCATGGATATCTTGCATATCTCCAACATTGTTCCCAAAATGATCACTGACTTTCTTTCAGGCAACAGGGCTATTTCATTTGCAGGTTGTGGCTTCCAAATATTTCTCTCCCTCACCCTCTCAGGTGGTGAGTGCCTTCTCCTGGCAGCAATGTCCTATGATCGCTATGTAGCCATCTGTCACCCACTGCGCTATCCCATTCTTATGGATGACTATgtcagcatcctcatggctggAGGGTCCTGGCTTATTGCGACAGTCAATTCCATTGTTCACACAGTTTACACACTGCACTTACCCTTCTGTGGCTCAAGAGCCATTGACCACTTTTTCTGTGACGTGTCAGCCATGTTGGTGTTGTCCTGTGTGGACACAACACATTATGAAAGAGGAGTTTATGTAAGCAGCATCATTTTCCTGCttgtccctttctccctcatctttgCCTCTTATGTCCAAATTCTCCTTACTGTCCTCCAAATGAAATCATCGGAAGCATGGAAAAAGTCATTTTCTACCTGTTTCTTCCACATGATTGTGGTCATAATGTACTATGGGccatttattttcacatatatgaGGCCTAAAATGTACCACACTCCAGGCCAAGATAAGTTCCTGGCAATATTCTACACCATCCTCACACCCTCTTTCAACCCAATTATCTACAGCTTTAGAAATAAAGATGTTCTAGAAGCACTGAAAAATATGATCAAAAGTAATTTTCTccacaaaaataatagaaaaagtgCTTGA